In Streptomyces sp. Li-HN-5-11, the sequence TCCGTCGAAAGTGCTCCAGCCGCTGACCGAGGCGGGGCGCAGGTCGGCGGGCGTCGACTTCATCGTGGTCATGGACACCCACGGCATCCGCTACACCCATCCCCTGCCGGACCGGATAGGGAAGCGCTTCGTCGGCACGATCGGGCCGTCGCTGGCAGGAAAGGTGTACACCGAGAGCGTCCACGGGCCGCTGGGCCACGAGATGCAGGCCACCGTTCCCATCGAGAACCCGGGCGGCCGGGTGGTGGCCCTGGTCTCCGCCGGACTGAAGGTCAAGCACGTCACCAACGAGGTGGACCGGCAGATACCGATCATCCTGACCGCGGGAGCGGTCGCGCTCGCGGCGGCCACCGGAGTGACGGCCCTGGTGGGCAGGCGGCTGCGGCGGCAGACCCACAGCCTCGCCCCGGACGAGATGACCCGCATGTACGACCACCACGACGCGGTGCTGCACTCCGTCCGCGAAGGCGTGCTCATCGTCGGTGACGACGGACGGCTGCTGCTGGTGAACGACGAGGCCAGGCGCCTTCTGGACCTGCCCCCGGACGCCGAGGGCCGGCATGTGACGCAGTTGCCGGGCCTGGAGCCCGAAACGGTCTCCCTGCTCACCACCGGGCGCGAGGCCACCGACGAGGTGCACCTCGCCGGTCCCCGGCTGCTGGCGGTCAACCAGCGGCCCACGGACCGCGCCGGAGGCCCCAAGGGCACGGTCGTGACCCTGCGCGACTCCACCGAACTGCAGGCCATATCGGGCAGGGCCGAGACCGCCCATGAGCGGCTCAATCTGCTCTACGACGCCGGCCTGGGCGTGGGCACCACCCTCGACGTGGTCCGCACGGCCGACGAACTCGCACGCGTCGCCGTCCCACGCTTCGCCGACTTCGTCACCGTGGACCTCGCGGACGCCGTCCTGCACGGCGAGGAGCCGGCCACCACGGCCACGGGCGTGCGCCGCATCGCCGTGAGCGGCATCCGCCCCGACTACCCGTTCTACGAGAAGGGCCGGCTGATCGACTTCCTGCCCTCCACTCCCCAGGCGCGCGTCTACGGCACCGGCCGCATGGAGCTGGTCGCCGACCTGACCTCCGCGGGCGGCTGGCACGCGCAGGACCCGGACCGCGCCCAGAGGATCGTGGACTACGGCATCCACTCACTCGTCTCGGTCCCGATCCAGGCCCGCGGTGTGGTGATGGGCGTGGCGAACTTCTGGCGCTCCAAGGAGCACGGCCCCTTCGACGGCGAGGAGCTGTCGCTGGCGGAGGAGCTCGTGGCGCGTGCCGCCATCAGCATCGACAACGCCCGCCGCTACACCCGCGAGCACGCCCTGGCGGTCACCCTCCAGCGCAGCCTGCTGCCGCGGGCCCTGCCCGAGCAGAACGCCCTGGAGGTCGGCTACCGCTATCTGCCCGCCCAGTCGGGCGTGAGCGGGGACTGGTTCGACGTGATACCCCTGCCGGGCGGCCGGGTGGCGCTGGTCGTCGGTGACGTGGTCGGCCACGGACTGCACGCCGCCGCCACCATGGGGCGGCTGCGCACCGCGGTGCACAACTTCTCCACGCTCGACCTGCCGCCCGACGAACTGCTGAGCCATCTCGACGACCTGGTCGGCCGTATCGACCAGGACGAGGCCTGCCCGGAGGTCGCCGCGGCCATCGTCGGCGCCACCTGCCTGTACGCGATCTACGACCCGGTCTCCCGCCGCTGCGTCATGGCGCGGGCGGGGCACCTCGCGCCCGCGCTGGTCCGCCCGGACGGCAGCGTCAGCTTCCCCGACCTGCCGTTCGGTCCGCCGCTCGGCCTCGGGGGCATGCCGTTCCAGACGGCCGAACTGGACCTCGCCGAGGGCACCCAGCTCGTCCTGTACACCGACGGCCTCATCGAGGACCGCAAACGGGACCTGGACGTGGGCATGGAACTGCTGCGCGAGGCACTCTCGGGCCACCCCGACCGGCCGCCGGAGGACAGCTGCCAGGCCGTGCTGCAGGCGCTGCTGCCGCCTCGGCCCAAGGACGACGTCGCCCTGCTCATCGCCCGCACCCGGGCGCTGCCGCCCGACCGGATCGCCGACTGGGACGTGCCGCCCGACCCGGCGGCGGTCGCCGGGACGCGCGTCGCCGCGTGCGGGAAGCTCGACGAGTGGGACCTGTCCGACCTCGCCTTCAGCATGGAACTCGTGCTCAGTGAGCTCGTCACCAACGCCATCCGCTACGGCTCCGCGCCGATCCATGTGCGGCTGATCCGCGACCGCACGCTGATCTGCGAGGTGGCCGACGGCAGCAGCACCTCGCCCCACCTGCGGTACGCCGCGACGACCGAGGAAGGCGGCCGGGGCCTGTTCCTGGTGTCGCAGATGGCCGAGCGCTGGGGCACCCGCTACACGCCCCAGGGCAAGGTCATCTGGGCCGAACTGGCACTGCCCGGCCCCACCGGGCAGCCGTGCCCGGCACCGGCCGACGCGGCCGTGCCCCCTCCTCGGGGCGCATCCGAGTGACGGGGGTCAGACCGGTACCGCCAGCCCCTTGTGGGCCACGGAGACGATGACGTTCCGCAGCTGTTCGACGTACAGCCGCATGTTCTTGTACGCGATGTCGGTGTCCGGGTAGCGGCTCGCGAACTGCAGCCCCTCGTGCAGCCGGTTGATCCAGGCGCACACCTGGTCGCCGTACGACACCCGCACCAGGCCGTACGCCTTGAGCTCGGCCCAGCGCTCGGAGCCCGGGATTCCCCGGGCGTCGACGAACGAGACGATCGAGTACAGGTCGGGCGACGTCGGCCGGAAGTCCGAGCCCAGCAGGCGCAGAACACGGGCGATGGGCATGCGGGCCAGCGGCCTGTTGGCGCGCAGCGCCGTGCTCACCATCGCCAGAAGGCTCTGGAAGTCCGGCGCCAGGGCCGTCGGGACCTCGATCGGCGCGCCGCCGACGTACCAGCCCACGGAGTCCAGCCACTGCGACTTGCGCCTGGTGTGGAACGGCACGACCGTGCGGTAGACCGGCTGCCCTCCGATCTCGTGGACGATGAGACTCGTGGCGGCCAGGATGCCGACCAGACTTCCTCCGAAGGGACGGCAGTACGACTCGAACGCCGCGGCGTCGTCGGCGTCCACGAGCATCTCGCCCATGAGCTTCTGGCGCGGCAGTTCCCCCTCCGGTTCCAGGCCGAGGTCGAGGGGGAAGTTCGGCAGCCTGCCGTCGCACCGCTTGATGAACTCCCGCCATCGCTCCACGATGGCGTCCCTGCCGTCGATCCGGTCGGCGTCCGTCCTCTCGGTCTGGCAGAAGTCGACGTAACTGCTCACCGGCCTCTGCTCCGTGAGTCCGCCCGCGATCCCCGCCGTGTACAACTCGTGGATCTCGGCCGGGATGCGCTGGATGGAGTAGGAGTCGACATTGCTGTGGTCGAACGCCATGTAGACGCTCGCCCCGTCACTCCTGACCACCGCCGTGAACAGGAAGTTGGGCCAGCGCAGGGCGTCCGCCGCGACGTCGAAGCGGTCCTGGAGGTAGCGCACCAGGACATCCGGGTCGATGAAGTCGCCGACCGTCTCGCGTCGCAGTGCCACGGCTTCCGCGTCCAGCGTGAACCGGCGCATGTCGTCGCCGACCCAGCGGAAGCCGCTGCGCAGCGTCTCGTGCCGCAGCGTCCAGCCGCGCAGCGCGTCCTGCAGGACGTCCAGATCGATTCGGCCCGGGATGTCGAACGCGGTGCCCAGCCAGGTCGGCACGAACAGACCGTCCTCGCGCACGGACCGGGCTGTCCTGATGTGCGACTCCTGGATGTACGCGGGTGGCCGGGAATCCTCCGGCAGACCTGTCGCTGCCTCGATGGAAGCCGGATCGAGTGTCCACTCCACGAGCCGTCCGGGCCGGACCTCGCAGCGCTGGATGTCGGTCATACGCATGGGGAGCCTCCGTTGCAGAGGGGGTACAGGGAAGCAACTGCGTATGGGCACAGGTGGTTGCGGGGTGCATACAGGGCCATTCGGTTAAAAAGGTCATCCGGTGCCACTCAGGCATCGACGCGGGTCGGGTCGCGAGCGCGAACCGGGTATGGGCCGACCGGGTGCATTGAGCCGGGTGTTGCTCCGTTTCGGCGACGGGAGCCGTCCTTCCGGGCGTGCGAGGCGGAAGGATGATGCCGAGCCCTGCGGGAATTCCCGCGGAACTCACGCATCCGACTCTCCAGAGAAAGCGTGTCACGGGCCGCATGACAGACGTCCAGCACATCACGGGGGAGACCGCTGTTCCCCGCCGTCGCCTGCGGCCCGGAGCCGTAGTGGTGAAATGGGCTACGACGACCGATCACAAGACGATCGGTTCGCTGTATCTGACCACCTCATTCTTGTTCTTCCTTCTCGGCGGCGTGATGGCACTCGTGATGCGTGCGGAACTCGCCCGCCCGGGTCTGCAGATCGTGTCGAACGAGCAGTACAACCAGTTGTTCACGATGCACGGCACGATCATGCTGCTGATGTTCGCGACGCCGCTGTTCGCCGGCTTCACGAACTGGATCATGCCTCTGCAGATCGGCGCCCCGGACGTGGCCTTCCCGCGGCTGAACATGCTGGCCTACTGGCTGTACCTGCTCGGCTCGCTGATCGCGGTCGGCGGCTTTCTCACCCCGGACGGCGCGGCGGACTTCGGCTGGTTCGCCTACTCGCCGCTGAACGACTCGCACCACTCGCCCACCATCGGCAGCGACCTCTGGATCATGGGTCTGGCCCTGTCCGGCTTCGGCACCATCGTCGGCTCGGTCAACTTCATCACCACGATCATCTGCATGCGCGCACCGGGCATGACCATGTTCCGCATGCCGATCTTCACCTGGAACGTGCTGCTCACCAGCGTCCTGGTGCTCTTCGCCTTCCCGGTGCTGGCGGCCGCGCTGCTCGTCCTGGAGGCGGACCGCAAGTTCGGCGCCCAGGTCTTCGCCCCGGCCAACGGCGGAGCGCTGCTGTGGCAGCACCTCTTCTGGTTCTTCGGTCACCCCGAGGTGTACATCATCGCCCTGCCGTTCTTCGGCATCATCACGGAGGTCATCCCCGTCTTCTCCCGCAAGCCGATCTTCGGTTACATGGGCCTGATCGGCGCGACGATCTCGATCGCGGGTCTGTCGGTGACGGTGTGGGCGCACCACATGTTCGTCACGGGTGGTGTGCTGTTGCCGTTCTTCTCCTTCATGAGCTTCCTGATCGCGGTTCCGACCGGTGTGAAGTTCTTCAACTGGATCGGCACCATGTGGAAGGCCAGCCTCTCCTTCGAGACCCCGATGCTCTGGGCGACCGGCTTTCTGGTCACCTTCCTCTTCGGCGGTCTGACCGGCGTCCTGCTGGCCTCCCCGCCGCTGGACTTCCACGTGTCCGACAGTTATTTCGTGGTGGCGCACTTCCACTACGTGGTCTTCGGCACGGTCGTCTTCGCGATGTTCGCCGGCTTCTACTTCTGGTGGCCGAAGTGGACGGGAAAGATGCTCGACGAACGTCTGGGGAAAATCAATTTCTGGACCCTGTTCGTCGGATTCCACGGCACGTTCCTGGTGCAGCACTGGCTGGGTGCCGAGGGCATGCCGCGCCGCTACGCCGACTATCTCGCCGCGGACGGTTTCACCACGCTCAACACGGTCTCCACCATCGGGTCGTTCCTGCTGGGGCTGTCGGCGCTGCCGTTCCTCTACAACGTGTGGAAGACGGCCAAGTACGGCAAGCGCGTAGGAGTGGACGACCCGTGGGGCTACGGCCGGTCGCTGGAGTGGGCGACCTCCTGCCCGCCGCCGCGGCACAACTTCGTCACCATGCCCGTGATCCGCAGTGAGTCCCCGGCGTTCGACCTCCACCACCCCGAGGTCTCGGTGGCGGACAAGCGAGAGAACCTGGGTCTGCCCGGATGACCGGCGCGGCGGGCCATCCGGGCGGAGAGCCGATCAAGGCCGGCGACCTGGTCAACCAGGTGGAGGGGTACCTGCTGTGGCAGGCCCGCATCGCCGAGGCCGAGCAACGGGCCCGTGCCTTCACCGAGCCCTTGCAGTGGCTGACGACCGCGCAGCGGGAGGAGATCGAGCAGCACTACGTCCGTGAGTGCCTGCTCCGCGCGCGGGCGGACCTGCAGCGGGTCGCCGAACGGTGCCGCGCTCTGCGCGCCGAGTACGAGGAGCGGTACCGGCAGCTTCGGGCTCGCTGCTTCACGTTCCTGTGCACGGTCCTGGTTCTCCTGGCGGCGGCCGCGGTCCTTGTCCTGGTGCTTTCCCGGTCCTGACCGGGCCCGTGACCCGTCCGTGCGCCTCGGACCGTCGCCGCGCACGGGGTCTGAGACAGGTCTGTGACAGTCGGCGGACACCGCTGTGAAGCGGCGGGGTCAGTC encodes:
- a CDS encoding SpoIIE family protein phosphatase — encoded protein: MFVLQVALVVVLVGFAVLALFLQSKRDTDAEAKRRSIAVAQTFAHSPGILAALRTPAPSKVLQPLTEAGRRSAGVDFIVVMDTHGIRYTHPLPDRIGKRFVGTIGPSLAGKVYTESVHGPLGHEMQATVPIENPGGRVVALVSAGLKVKHVTNEVDRQIPIILTAGAVALAAATGVTALVGRRLRRQTHSLAPDEMTRMYDHHDAVLHSVREGVLIVGDDGRLLLVNDEARRLLDLPPDAEGRHVTQLPGLEPETVSLLTTGREATDEVHLAGPRLLAVNQRPTDRAGGPKGTVVTLRDSTELQAISGRAETAHERLNLLYDAGLGVGTTLDVVRTADELARVAVPRFADFVTVDLADAVLHGEEPATTATGVRRIAVSGIRPDYPFYEKGRLIDFLPSTPQARVYGTGRMELVADLTSAGGWHAQDPDRAQRIVDYGIHSLVSVPIQARGVVMGVANFWRSKEHGPFDGEELSLAEELVARAAISIDNARRYTREHALAVTLQRSLLPRALPEQNALEVGYRYLPAQSGVSGDWFDVIPLPGGRVALVVGDVVGHGLHAAATMGRLRTAVHNFSTLDLPPDELLSHLDDLVGRIDQDEACPEVAAAIVGATCLYAIYDPVSRRCVMARAGHLAPALVRPDGSVSFPDLPFGPPLGLGGMPFQTAELDLAEGTQLVLYTDGLIEDRKRDLDVGMELLREALSGHPDRPPEDSCQAVLQALLPPRPKDDVALLIARTRALPPDRIADWDVPPDPAAVAGTRVAACGKLDEWDLSDLAFSMELVLSELVTNAIRYGSAPIHVRLIRDRTLICEVADGSSTSPHLRYAATTEEGGRGLFLVSQMAERWGTRYTPQGKVIWAELALPGPTGQPCPAPADAAVPPPRGASE
- a CDS encoding condensation domain-containing protein, giving the protein MRMTDIQRCEVRPGRLVEWTLDPASIEAATGLPEDSRPPAYIQESHIRTARSVREDGLFVPTWLGTAFDIPGRIDLDVLQDALRGWTLRHETLRSGFRWVGDDMRRFTLDAEAVALRRETVGDFIDPDVLVRYLQDRFDVAADALRWPNFLFTAVVRSDGASVYMAFDHSNVDSYSIQRIPAEIHELYTAGIAGGLTEQRPVSSYVDFCQTERTDADRIDGRDAIVERWREFIKRCDGRLPNFPLDLGLEPEGELPRQKLMGEMLVDADDAAAFESYCRPFGGSLVGILAATSLIVHEIGGQPVYRTVVPFHTRRKSQWLDSVGWYVGGAPIEVPTALAPDFQSLLAMVSTALRANRPLARMPIARVLRLLGSDFRPTSPDLYSIVSFVDARGIPGSERWAELKAYGLVRVSYGDQVCAWINRLHEGLQFASRYPDTDIAYKNMRLYVEQLRNVIVSVAHKGLAVPV
- the ctaD gene encoding cytochrome c oxidase subunit I, translated to MTDVQHITGETAVPRRRLRPGAVVVKWATTTDHKTIGSLYLTTSFLFFLLGGVMALVMRAELARPGLQIVSNEQYNQLFTMHGTIMLLMFATPLFAGFTNWIMPLQIGAPDVAFPRLNMLAYWLYLLGSLIAVGGFLTPDGAADFGWFAYSPLNDSHHSPTIGSDLWIMGLALSGFGTIVGSVNFITTIICMRAPGMTMFRMPIFTWNVLLTSVLVLFAFPVLAAALLVLEADRKFGAQVFAPANGGALLWQHLFWFFGHPEVYIIALPFFGIITEVIPVFSRKPIFGYMGLIGATISIAGLSVTVWAHHMFVTGGVLLPFFSFMSFLIAVPTGVKFFNWIGTMWKASLSFETPMLWATGFLVTFLFGGLTGVLLASPPLDFHVSDSYFVVAHFHYVVFGTVVFAMFAGFYFWWPKWTGKMLDERLGKINFWTLFVGFHGTFLVQHWLGAEGMPRRYADYLAADGFTTLNTVSTIGSFLLGLSALPFLYNVWKTAKYGKRVGVDDPWGYGRSLEWATSCPPPRHNFVTMPVIRSESPAFDLHHPEVSVADKRENLGLPG
- a CDS encoding cytochrome C oxidase subunit I, whose protein sequence is MTGAAGHPGGEPIKAGDLVNQVEGYLLWQARIAEAEQRARAFTEPLQWLTTAQREEIEQHYVRECLLRARADLQRVAERCRALRAEYEERYRQLRARCFTFLCTVLVLLAAAAVLVLVLSRS